In Candidatus Nitrosarchaeum limnium SFB1, the following proteins share a genomic window:
- a CDS encoding RecA-superfamily ATPases implicated in signal transduction, whose product MDITYSKVKTGIPGLDSIISGGLRKNRSIVISGPPGSGKTTFGLQFLHSGAKDFEEPCVYVSMSQNISEIKNDCKSFSWDLDDLINKDKILMVDARPFKIQDELIGKDDSLYRGEEIPFEHLTKLLLSSIKRIEAKRVVIDSITILAMQYADKFYMRQGLQGMIQALENYGVTSVILSEFTENLEMPIEWFAASGIIQLRHTRKDDTMERSLQVTKMRGIKHSQQIHPIIIDENGIHIQHPRLTP is encoded by the coding sequence ATGGACATTACTTATTCCAAAGTAAAAACTGGTATTCCTGGACTGGATTCAATCATATCTGGAGGATTAAGGAAAAATCGTTCTATTGTAATATCTGGTCCTCCTGGGAGTGGTAAAACTACTTTTGGATTACAATTTCTACATTCTGGTGCAAAGGATTTCGAGGAACCGTGTGTATATGTCTCAATGTCTCAAAACATATCAGAGATTAAAAATGACTGTAAATCGTTTAGTTGGGATCTTGATGATTTAATCAACAAAGACAAGATTTTGATGGTTGATGCAAGACCGTTTAAAATCCAAGATGAATTAATTGGAAAAGATGATTCATTGTATAGAGGGGAAGAGATCCCATTTGAGCATTTGACAAAATTACTTTTAAGTAGTATTAAACGAATTGAAGCCAAACGTGTGGTTATTGATTCAATTACAATTCTGGCAATGCAATATGCAGATAAATTTTACATGAGACAAGGATTACAAGGAATGATTCAAGCATTAGAAAATTATGGAGTTACTTCTGTAATATTATCTGAATTCACTGAAAATCTTGAAATGCCCATAGAGTGGTTTGCAGCATCGGGAATTATTCAGCTAAGACATACTAGAAAAGATGACACTATGGAAAGATCATTACAAGTAACTAAAATGCGTGGGATTAAACACAGCCAACAAATTCATCCCATAATTATTGATGAAAATGGCATACATATACAACATCCAAGATTAACGCCTTAA